From Nicotiana tabacum cultivar K326 chromosome 20, ASM71507v2, whole genome shotgun sequence, one genomic window encodes:
- the LOC107803877 gene encoding transcription factor bHLH122, whose product MDHRSHQQQQMTSGLTRYRSAPSSYFSSLLSSNNPAAVASGGGNCGYARDDFEQLLNSRASNTDIKQVFDRFVANIDPQDLNPNNGLIGDTQQNHMSNMNVRSEVVAPMKQEHEAQRQSHNSQFIAAVKQETQQNSDYSLVSQMNYQTQAQQNDNSDLNSAMDNFARFLGAADSNRLNQTKMDGGFGTGSSNSNLTRYNSSPAGFFAQFDIENEYGAMRGIGGYGAGGNAAAEASFPTPNRFSSQTALQSGQPPSSGLLAPISEFGAKSIEEGRAGDESFGKGHKNDDSYMTGFPIPSWDDSQMLTDDFLQVPEDNEAEPFSNVNASDNQSSEDRARPPTLLSHLSLPQTSAELSAMEKLLQDSVPCKVRAKRGCATHPRSIAERVRRTRISERMRKLQELVPNMDKQTNTADMLDFAADYIKELETQVKALSERRSKCTCSNK is encoded by the exons ATGGATCACAGAAGTCATCAGCAGCAACAGATGACTTCTGGCTTAACTCGATATCGATCCGCGCCAAGTTCTTATTTTTCCAGCCTATTAAGTAGTAATAATCCTGCTGCTGTTGCTAGTGGAGGTGGTAATTGTGGTTATGCAAGAGATGATTTTGAACAGTTGCTCAATTCTCGAGCTTCGAATACTGATATAAAGCAAGTTTTCGATAGATTTGTGGCTAATATTGATCCCCAAGATTTGAATCCGAATAATGGCCTAATTGGTGATACTCAGCAAAATCACATGAGTAATATGAATGTTAGATCAGAAGTTGTAGCTCCTATGAAACAAGAACACGAAGCTCAGCGGCAGAGTCATAATTCGCAGTTTATTGCAGCAGTGAAACAAGAAACTCAGCAAAATAGTGATTATTCTTTGGTTTCACAGATGAATTATCAAACTCAAGCTCAACAAAATGACAATTCGGACCTTAATTCAGCCATGGATAATTTTGCCAGATTTTTGGGTGCGGCAGATTCAAATCGTTTGAACCAGACGAAAATGGATGGTGGATTTGGCACTGGTAGTAGTAATTCAAATCTTACTCGTTATAACAGTTCGCCTGCTGGATTCTTTGCGCAATTTGATATTGAAAATG AATATGGTGCAATGAGAGGCATAGGGGGTTATGGAGCTGGTGGTAATGCTGCTGCCGAAGCATCATTTCCAACTCCAAACAGGTTTAGTAGTCAAACGGCTCTCCAATCCGGACAACCGCCTTCTTCGGGGCTATTAGCTCCAATCTCCGAATTTGGTGCTAAAAGCATAGAAGAGGGCCGAGCAGGCGATGAAAGTTTTGGTAAAGGCCATAAAAATGATGACAGTTACATGACAGGTTTCCCCATCCCTTCTTGGGATGATTCACAAATGTTGACTGATGATTTCCTTCAAGTACCAGAAGATAATGAGGCCGAGCCGTTCTCCAATGTAAATGCATCTGATAATCAG AGTAGTGAAGATCGAGCTCGCCCTCCCACTCTATTGTCTCATCTGAGTTTGCCTCAAACCTCAGCGGAGTTATCCGCTATGGAGAAACTCTTGCAAGATTCGGTACCTTGTAAAGTCAGAGCAAAGAGAGGTTGCGCCACTCACCCTCGTAGCATCGCCGAGAGG GTAAGAAGAACTCGAATAAGCGAAAGGATGAGGAAGCTGCAAGAGCTTGTTCCTAACATGGACAAG CAAACAAACACAGCAGATATGTTGGACTTTGCGGCTGACTACATTAAAGAACTAGAGACACAAGTCAAG GCACTATCCGAAAGGCGTTCGAAGTGTACATGCTCGAATAAATAG